Part of the Pseudomonas chlororaphis genome, CGCCCCCGCCTCGCGGATGGCGTCTTCATAAGAAAGGATCTGGGCCAGGGTGTCGCCCTTGCCGCCGGGCAACGAACCGATTTGCAGGGCCGCCACAATGGATTTGGGCATGGTGTTCAACTCCGTCATTAACAAGTGTTGCTGATTTTCCGGCGTCGACCGATCATGAATAAAGCCCCAACCGCTGCTAAATGATATGAGCGTTATGAATATCGCCGACATCGACCTCAATCTGCTCAAGACTTTCGAAGCGCTGCATGACGAGTCCAGCGCCAGCCGTGCCGCCCTGCGCCTGGGTGTGACCCAGTCGGCCATCAGCGCCGCATTGCGCAGGCTGCGCAGCCTGTATGACGATCAACTGTTCGTGCGCACCGGTCGGGGCCTGGCGCCGACGTTGCGAGCCAACCAGTTGAAGCCGGTGATCAGCGAAGCCTTGAACAAATGCCGCCAGAGCCTGGCGATGGTGGACCCGCACGCCAACCATTATCAGGGGCGCTCGGTCATCGTCGGGCTGTCCGACGACTTCGAGATCGCCTACGGACGGCGCCTGGTAGAAGAAGTGGCGCAGCGTGCACCGGGCCTGCGCCTGATTTTTCGCCAGACCCACAGCCAGATCGTTGGCCTGGCGCTGATGGAGCGTCACCTCGACCTGGCGATCACGGCCGGCGGTTTCGCCCAGCGGCTGCTCAGCCGCCAGGTGCTGGGGGAAGGCGACTACGCTTGCCTGGTCGACCCGGCCAGCCTGGCGCAAGCCTCGCCGACCCTCAGCCTGGAGGCGTTCGTGGCCCGCGAGCATTTGTTGGTGTCTTCCGGTGGTTTTATCGGCATCACCGATGAAGGGTTGGCCGGGCTCGGCCTGAGTCGACGGGTGTCTGCCTCGACCACCCATTTCGCCGCGCTGCCTTTCCTGCTCAAGGGCAGCCAGGCCGTGGCGACCATTCCGACCCATGCCGCCCAGGCCATCGCGGCCCTCGGCGGCCTGGCGTTGCTGCCCTGCCCTCTGGCGCTGCCTCGCTACCCCATCGAACTCGGCTGGCGAACCCAATTGCAGATGGACCCGGCCGTGATCAAGGTTCGCGAGGCAATTGTCGCCGCCTTCGCGTAGGGCTTACTTGTTGGCCGCCATCAGCCGGTTGACTTCACTGCGCACCATGTTGGCGTATTCCGGCGGCGACATGCCGTCCAGTTCGGCGCGCACCCACTCGGCCCACTTGCCCTTGCGCTTGGAACGCTCGCCGAACAGCCGCGCCGCATCACCCTTGGCCTTGCCCAGGTTGTTTTGCCACAGTTCAAAGAGTCGGGATTTTTCGTCTTCCAGGGCGGCGCGCTCGGCCAGGGGCTTGTCAGCCAGATTGAAGCTCATGGGAATTACCTGTTGCGTAAATAGGCGACATCTTACACCTTGCGGCGAACAGCCTTAACCCGCTTTTGGGAATGACCGGTTGCGAGCAGCCTCGTCGCAACTTTTAAGCTCGCGCAGCACTCCATAGTTCACTGCCATCATTTACAAGGAGATACACCATGGCGCGTAGAAGCACCGTGCAAGCAAACGGGGAGCAAATCAAGGACCAGGCCTTCAGCGAGCTGAAGGCGTTGATCGAAGAGTCGGAGAAGTTGCTCAAGAACAGCGCCGCACTGGTCGGCGAAGACGCGGAGAACCTGCGCGGCCAGATCTCCCAGAAACTGCAACAAGCCCTGGATTCCCTCGCCAGCGCGCGGGAGCGAACCCGCCCGATGGTCGACGCCACTGAAACCTACATCGGCGGCCACCCGTGGCAGACCGTGGCGATCTCCGCCGGGTTCGGGCTGGTGGTGGGCTTGCTGCTGGGACGGCGGTAAGCCACCCCTTGTGGGAGCGGGCTTGCCCGCGAAGGCGGTAGCACGGTCAAGTTCATCGCTGACTGACGCGCCGCTTTCGCGAGCAAGCTCGCTCCCACAGTGAGGATGGCGGGCTGCTTGGGATTGAGACTCGACGCTAAACTTTGTGGGAGCGGGCTCGCGGTACAACTTGCACCCGCTAGCCCGCCCGCAGGATCGACGCATCCTCGCCCCGATACAGCGCCTCGACTT contains:
- a CDS encoding LysR family transcriptional regulator — its product is MSVMNIADIDLNLLKTFEALHDESSASRAALRLGVTQSAISAALRRLRSLYDDQLFVRTGRGLAPTLRANQLKPVISEALNKCRQSLAMVDPHANHYQGRSVIVGLSDDFEIAYGRRLVEEVAQRAPGLRLIFRQTHSQIVGLALMERHLDLAITAGGFAQRLLSRQVLGEGDYACLVDPASLAQASPTLSLEAFVAREHLLVSSGGFIGITDEGLAGLGLSRRVSASTTHFAALPFLLKGSQAVATIPTHAAQAIAALGGLALLPCPLALPRYPIELGWRTQLQMDPAVIKVREAIVAAFA